Proteins encoded together in one Petrotoga sibirica DSM 13575 window:
- a CDS encoding alpha/beta fold hydrolase yields the protein MFKPEQKVKGDIVFLHGIGPNNVPYLEWYGRYFQKLGYRTSVVILPYHLSRKPNDIEDGDPYYSPEPEKCTVLFHNSVKDVRRTIDLLETFDDFSENNLYLMGVSFGGIIGAMTLALDKRIKKGILMITGGNWRWINFYSPYTEKVRERYAKEKNSFGCDSEEYCKKYRSDAANFVKYKINSIDDIFQKTPITCYHYDPLSYAKFVNQPVLFIKALFDKIMPHKATNDLQKLLPNKKVKRLLSGHKSSYLFKRTVGCWVINFIEEGLSQESREKSNKREEVLESNR from the coding sequence ATGTTTAAACCCGAGCAAAAAGTTAAAGGGGATATAGTTTTTCTACATGGTATTGGGCCCAACAACGTTCCCTACCTTGAATGGTACGGTAGATATTTTCAAAAACTTGGTTACAGAACGAGTGTTGTGATTCTTCCTTATCATCTGAGTAGAAAACCAAATGACATAGAAGATGGTGACCCTTATTATTCACCTGAACCAGAGAAGTGTACAGTACTTTTCCATAATTCGGTAAAAGACGTTCGAAGGACGATCGATTTATTAGAAACTTTCGATGATTTTTCCGAAAATAACTTGTACTTGATGGGTGTATCTTTTGGAGGAATAATTGGTGCAATGACTTTAGCCCTCGATAAGAGAATTAAAAAAGGTATTTTGATGATCACTGGGGGAAATTGGAGATGGATAAACTTTTATTCACCATATACAGAGAAAGTTAGAGAAAGATACGCAAAAGAAAAGAATTCATTTGGTTGTGATTCCGAAGAGTATTGTAAAAAATATAGAAGTGATGCGGCTAACTTTGTGAAATATAAAATCAATTCAATAGATGATATATTCCAAAAAACTCCCATCACTTGTTACCATTACGACCCTTTAAGTTATGCCAAGTTTGTTAATCAACCTGTTCTTTTTATAAAAGCTCTTTTTGATAAGATTATGCCACATAAAGCAACAAATGACCTTCAAAAGTTATTGCCAAATAAAAAGGTTAAAAGATTATTGTCTGGGCATAAATCTAGTTATTTATTCAAAAGAACCGTTGGATGTTGGGTGATTAATTTTATAGAGGAAGGGCTATCCCAAGAAAGCCGAGAAAAAAGTAATAAAAGAGAAGAAGTTTTAGAATCAAACCGTTAA